A window of the Gossypium hirsutum isolate 1008001.06 chromosome A05, Gossypium_hirsutum_v2.1, whole genome shotgun sequence genome harbors these coding sequences:
- the LOC107937898 gene encoding probable WRKY transcription factor 17, which produces MSVDLMTYPKVDDQMTIQEVAAQGLKSMEHLIRLLSHQSNHVECTDVAGLTVSKFKKVIKLLERTGHARFRRGPIHSSSSPSTSSASLTIPDSHKDLTLYPVPIATPVTRNPPTVSDPISFVQSQAPCLTLDFTKPNCFSSATRSTELEFTKDSFSISSNSSFMSSAITGDGSVSNGKKASSLFLTLEPAASAEKPALSSAPYKKRCHEHNHSDTISGSGNGKCHCSKRRKNRVKKVIRVPAISWKIADIPADEYSWRKYGQKPIKGSPYPRGYYKCSAFRGCPARKHVERDSDDPSMLIVTYEWEHRHSEPAMEKNMVPAEGLVSESTR; this is translated from the exons ATGTCGGTGGATCTGATGACATATCCAAAGGTGGATGATCAGATGACCATACAAGAGGTTGCAGCACAAGGCTTGAAGAGCATGGAGCACCTGATCCGCCTCCTTTCTCACCAGTCAAACCACGTCGAGTGCACCGACGTCGCCGGCCTAACCGTCTCTAAGTTCAAAAAGGTCATCAAACTACTCGAACGAACCGGGCACGCCAGGTTCAGACGCGGACCGATTCACTCGTCATCTTCCCCATCAACATCCTCTGCTTCACTCACTATTCCTGATTCACACAAGGATCTCACTCTATATCCGGTTCCTATTGCAACACCGGTGACCAGAAATCCACCAACGGTTTCAGATCCGATTAGTTTCGTTCAATCGCAAGCACCGTGTTTGACTCTCGACTTTACAAAACCTAACTGTTTTAGCTCCGCCACTCGAAGTACTGAGTTAGAGTTTACGAAAGACAGTTTCAGCATTTCTTCGAACTCTTCTTTTATGTCTTCTGCCATCACCGGGGATGGCAGCGTTTCAAACGGGAAGAAAGCGTCCTCTCTATTTTTGACTCTGGAACCAGCCGCTTCCGCGGAAAAACCAGCGCTATCCTCCGCTCCATACAAGAAGAGGTGCCACGAACATAACCACTCCGATACCATCTCCGGATCCGGCAACGGCAAGTGCCATTGCTCAAAGCGAAG GAAAAATAGGGTGAAGAAAGTAATCAGAGTTCCGGCCATCAGTTGGAAGATCGCCGATATTCCAGCTGACGAATATTCTTGGAGGAAATACGGGCAAAAGCCGATCAAAGGCTCGCCATACCCACG GGGATATTATAAATGCAGTGCCTTCCGTGGCTGCCCCGCCAGGAAACACGTGGAGCGAGACTCGGATGATCCCTCTATGTTGATTGTAACATACGAATGGGAGCACCGACACTCTGAACCCGCGATGGAGAAGAACATGGTTCCTGCCGAGGGATTGGTTTCCGAGTCGACGAGATAA